In Helianthus annuus cultivar XRQ/B chromosome 3, HanXRQr2.0-SUNRISE, whole genome shotgun sequence, a single window of DNA contains:
- the LOC110939185 gene encoding uncharacterized protein LOC110939185: MATASTRLQLIILLALLASFLVSGSEKNMPLGSKGSRAGGTFQISKGSGIKVTSPMLETTLWPDTESRPTASQIKVTGNSAIKKCKATEGLCGHDCLTGCCNERCSKRFTNGTGKCLEPMLPNAPCLCHYTC; encoded by the exons ATGGCGACCGCTTCAACTCGTCTGCAACTCATCATTCTCCTCGCACTTCTTGCATCTTTTCTCG TGTCGGGATCCGAGAAGAATATGCCACTAGGTTCCAAGGGGTCGAGGGCTGGTGGTACATTCCAAATATCCAAAGGGTCAGGTATTAAAGTCACTAGTCCAATGCTAGAAACCACATTGTGGCCCGACACTGAAAGTAGACCGACTGCAAGCCAGATCAAGGTCACTGGCAATTCGGCTATAAAGAAATGCAAGGCAACAGAGGGTTTATGCGGCCATGATTGCCTCACGGGTTGTTGCAACGAAAGATGTTCTAAAAGGTTCACGAATGGGACCGGAAAATGCTTGGAACCAATGTTGCCTAATGCGCCATGTTTGTGCCACTACACTTGTTAG